The Crocosphaera subtropica ATCC 51142 genome includes a window with the following:
- the larB gene encoding nickel pincer cofactor biosynthesis protein LarB, whose amino-acid sequence MNPDALQELLNAIATGEISPDLALEKLKHFNFEPVADFAKVDHHRHLRTGFPEVIWGPGKTPEQIIQIMTTMARHSPVVMATRIEKAIAEQLEGEIPSLIYYPTARICVLQTGKLPSQGSGVISILTAGTADLPVAEEAAVTAQFCGFETQRLWDVGVAGIHRLLSHRNLLSQADVIIVVAGMEGALPSVVAGMVDCPVIGVPTSVGYGTSFGGVAPLLTMLNSCATGIGVVNIDNGFGAAILAGQILRTAQRLNS is encoded by the coding sequence ATGAACCCTGACGCGCTGCAAGAACTTTTAAATGCTATCGCCACAGGCGAAATCAGCCCCGATCTTGCCCTCGAAAAGCTGAAACATTTCAACTTTGAACCGGTGGCAGACTTTGCTAAAGTTGATCACCATCGTCATCTGAGAACAGGGTTTCCTGAAGTCATTTGGGGACCAGGGAAAACCCCAGAACAAATTATACAAATTATGACGACTATGGCTCGCCACTCTCCTGTGGTCATGGCTACTCGTATTGAAAAAGCGATCGCAGAACAACTCGAAGGGGAGATCCCATCTCTCATTTACTATCCCACTGCCCGTATTTGCGTCCTACAAACTGGCAAACTGCCTTCTCAGGGGTCAGGAGTCATTTCGATCCTAACGGCAGGTACGGCGGATTTACCGGTGGCTGAGGAAGCAGCGGTGACGGCTCAATTCTGTGGCTTTGAAACTCAACGCCTTTGGGATGTGGGGGTTGCTGGTATTCATCGCTTGTTGAGTCATCGAAATTTATTGAGTCAAGCAGATGTAATTATTGTGGTAGCTGGTATGGAAGGAGCCTTACCCAGTGTGGTAGCTGGTATGGTGGATTGTCCAGTCATTGGTGTCCCTACCAGTGTAGGTTATGGAACCAGCTTCGGAGGAGTTGCCCCTTTATTAACGATGTTAAATTCCTGTGCAACGGGAATTGGTGTGGTTAATATTGATAATGGTTTTGGAGCAGCTATTTTAGCAGGGCAAATTTTACGCACCGCTCAGCGACTAAATTCTTAA
- a CDS encoding TIGR03792 family protein — translation MVIEWLKFQVSPESRDIFIQLDNEIWTPVLAEFPGFLGKEVWISPNIPQEVTLIIRWETREQWKAIPQTLLEETEQKFAQRMQDHPYEMIEVREYQVRKFPNS, via the coding sequence ATGGTAATCGAGTGGCTTAAATTTCAGGTTTCTCCTGAATCTAGAGATATTTTTATTCAATTAGATAATGAAATTTGGACTCCTGTTTTGGCAGAGTTTCCAGGTTTTTTAGGAAAAGAAGTCTGGATATCCCCTAATATACCCCAAGAAGTTACTCTGATCATTCGTTGGGAAACCCGTGAACAATGGAAAGCAATTCCTCAAACTCTTTTAGAAGAAACAGAACAGAAATTTGCTCAACGAATGCAAGATCATCCTTATGAAATGATTGAAGTAAGAGAATATCAAGTTAGAAAATTTCCTAATTCTTAA
- a CDS encoding multicopper oxidase domain-containing protein, whose amino-acid sequence MSQVSPHLPFNPLSRRQILQGSLTLLGLGLAGGTIGLRHLLNQVNSTVKIPEIELNNNPILDNPFNPMTILREFDYGTVKQEKGQRIREFEVTAKSSLLHLNSTLNFITWNLNDRVPGPTLRAKEGEKIRIIFHNEDGHSHTLHFHGTHPSEMDGVTPIRHGKTATYEFEAKPFGVHLYHCHVAPVTRHISKGLYGMFIVDPPSPRPSADEMVMVLGGYDINNQQKNDVYAFNGIPNYYRDYPIPIYQNQLIRLYILNMIEFDPVATFHIHGNMFKVYRTGRSLTPDEETDMITMGTAERHILEFSYQYPGEFMFHPHQDMIAEYGCLGKFKVLES is encoded by the coding sequence ATGTCACAAGTTTCACCCCATTTACCGTTTAATCCTTTAAGTCGTCGCCAAATTTTACAAGGGTCATTAACCTTGTTAGGACTGGGTTTGGCAGGAGGAACGATAGGATTAAGACATTTATTGAATCAAGTTAATTCTACTGTTAAAATTCCTGAAATTGAACTGAATAATAATCCCATTTTAGACAATCCGTTTAATCCCATGACCATCCTTAGAGAGTTTGATTATGGTACAGTTAAACAGGAAAAGGGGCAACGGATTCGGGAATTTGAAGTGACGGCAAAAAGTAGTTTATTGCATCTTAATAGTACCTTAAATTTTATTACTTGGAATCTTAACGATCGTGTTCCTGGCCCCACGTTAAGAGCAAAAGAAGGGGAAAAAATCCGCATTATTTTTCATAACGAAGACGGTCATTCCCATACCCTACATTTTCATGGGACACATCCATCAGAAATGGACGGAGTAACCCCTATTCGTCACGGAAAAACTGCTACTTATGAATTTGAAGCTAAACCCTTCGGAGTGCATCTTTATCATTGTCATGTTGCTCCAGTTACTCGCCACATTAGTAAAGGGTTATATGGTATGTTTATTGTTGATCCGCCTTCCCCTCGTCCCTCGGCTGATGAAATGGTTATGGTATTAGGGGGATACGATATAAATAATCAACAAAAAAATGATGTTTATGCCTTTAATGGCATACCTAATTATTATCGAGATTATCCCATTCCTATCTATCAGAATCAATTAATTCGACTCTATATTTTGAATATGATTGAGTTTGATCCAGTGGCAACCTTTCATATTCATGGCAATATGTTTAAAGTGTATCGTACCGGTCGCAGTTTAACCCCAGATGAAGAAACTGATATGATTACAATGGGAACGGCAGAACGTCATATTTTAGAATTTTCTTATCAGTATCCTGGGGAATTTATGTTTCATCCTCACCAAGATATGATAGCTGAATATGGATGTTTAGGTAAATTTAAGGTTTTGGAAAGCTAA
- a CDS encoding rhodanese-like domain-containing protein, whose product MFTIPAPFKNRSEVSDLKERLDWGEPALTIIDVRDREAFNQSHITGAVSLPMDELVNRALNNFELIRDIYIYGATEKETALGVTKLRLAGYKKVAELVGGLNAWKASGYPVEG is encoded by the coding sequence ATGTTTACTATTCCAGCACCCTTCAAAAATAGATCAGAAGTTTCTGACCTCAAAGAACGCCTTGACTGGGGCGAACCCGCCTTAACCATCATTGACGTTAGAGATCGAGAAGCTTTTAATCAGAGTCATATTACTGGCGCTGTTTCTCTTCCTATGGATGAATTAGTCAATAGAGCCTTAAATAACTTTGAACTGATTCGTGACATTTACATTTACGGCGCAACAGAAAAGGAAACAGCCTTAGGGGTTACCAAACTTCGCCTTGCTGGATATAAAAAGGTCGCTGAATTAGTTGGCGGTTTAAATGCTTGGAAAGCTTCTGGTTATCCCGTTGAAGGATAA
- the rimK gene encoding 30S ribosomal protein S6--L-glutamate ligase has translation MKIAILSQDASLYSTRRLKEAGEELGHEMRVVNYLRCYMNITSHKPAVYYNGKLLESFDAVIPRIAASKTFYGTAVVRQFEVMGVFSANESQAISRSRDKLRCLQILARDGIGLPVTGFAHATQDIEGLLDFVGGAPVVIKLLEGTQGIGVVLADTNNAAKSVIEAFRQLDANILVQEFIKEAAGVDLRCFVVGGKVVAAMKRKGAEGDFRSNLHRGGKADMVKLTPEERTTAVRAAKSMGLKVAGVDMLRSNHGPVVMEVNSSPGIEGIEKASGIDVAKKIIEFLAKNAPSGSTRDRIQF, from the coding sequence ATGAAAATAGCCATCTTGTCCCAAGATGCTTCCTTATACTCAACAAGAAGACTCAAAGAAGCAGGAGAAGAATTAGGACATGAAATGCGTGTCGTTAACTATCTTCGCTGTTATATGAATATTACTTCCCATAAACCTGCCGTTTACTACAACGGTAAACTCCTAGAAAGTTTTGATGCAGTGATTCCTCGCATTGCTGCTTCTAAAACTTTTTATGGTACAGCCGTCGTCCGTCAATTTGAAGTGATGGGCGTGTTTAGTGCCAATGAATCACAAGCCATTTCTCGCTCCCGTGATAAACTGCGTTGCTTACAAATTTTAGCAAGGGATGGCATCGGTTTACCCGTCACAGGATTTGCCCATGCAACCCAAGACATCGAAGGGTTACTGGACTTTGTGGGTGGTGCGCCGGTGGTTATTAAACTACTCGAAGGAACCCAAGGAATAGGGGTGGTTCTCGCAGATACCAATAACGCAGCCAAATCAGTGATAGAAGCCTTTCGTCAGTTAGATGCGAACATTTTGGTACAAGAGTTTATTAAAGAGGCTGCGGGGGTTGATTTACGCTGTTTTGTAGTTGGGGGAAAAGTGGTTGCTGCCATGAAACGGAAAGGCGCAGAAGGAGACTTCAGATCCAACCTGCACCGAGGGGGAAAAGCGGATATGGTTAAATTAACCCCAGAAGAAAGAACGACCGCCGTGAGGGCTGCAAAATCTATGGGCTTAAAAGTTGCAGGAGTCGATATGTTACGCTCCAATCATGGCCCAGTGGTGATGGAAGTAAACTCTTCTCCTGGAATAGAAGGTATAGAAAAAGCATCTGGTATTGATGTGGCCAAGAAAATCATCGAATTTTTAGCCAAAAATGCTCCTTCTGGGAGTACCCGCGATCGCATTCAGTTTTAG
- a CDS encoding FeoA family protein, which produces MNKIVRTYLRELPVGAIGYIVGYDKIFKGYQGKLLAMGLTPGTQFIVIRQASKYWPIILEVRGNLIKLTQPEADALCIEEED; this is translated from the coding sequence ATGAACAAAATTGTGAGAACTTATCTAAGAGAACTGCCAGTCGGTGCCATCGGTTATATTGTCGGATATGACAAAATTTTTAAAGGCTATCAAGGTAAATTGTTAGCCATGGGATTGACCCCAGGTACTCAATTTATTGTCATTCGTCAAGCTTCAAAATATTGGCCAATAATCTTAGAAGTTCGAGGAAATTTAATCAAATTAACCCAACCTGAAGCTGATGCTTTATGTATTGAAGAAGAAGACTAA
- a CDS encoding TIR domain-containing protein, whose protein sequence is MENNVGENLNWSQDWTKITYQSLKNVLLDDKKDYKKDYKKDYKEFEEDYKKYLDDRIISYFQGYKPDWLEITSLRIPSREIVENIVNDIIESESRERVNVKWITGATGEGKTTVLMQSVELLLRKRSGDRDWRGYWRQESNIATPPSTSKSLIKLVDYIIEDKDKNHDNRGKKNVIIVSDHAEQIFEEIVKVIDYLELEKKDKNVCFRFLFCCRTIDFKLAQRQYWSQYPGYFAHPYRIEGLSNYDAIKIVENWIEYLPKGLEIQGIESNDNISKETINHLAEKFLNAANREQGKVSESMEDRTLFGGVLAVLYGTQELKNRLYDLCSKLYKTPIIINDKEHPRKLLEVFAYIAAIHAEEKDILYQGTLAKIFNCKIRELQIDILEYLGQEIPLLSSSYAGSSVLTRHPLIAKISLEILEEHRNIFRIFILDLYSELLENTFDVFKDSEPQKLTEWNTLSKYFFYKVDEEKNLTSQKRREFKNLAIDLAKAVVKKDYNATNVTTLGLLYRLNAKEYKNKPKNAQDLFREHSVKLPKLDGGFYSEWGTVEGLMGNYALDAWLNAIAMSDQVFNELLDEKEKITRTKTSFSGLFIPFREILKHSNNKSIGSTKNELLEKAKDYAIHFWKQLPKGKKDPKISEISYKSYRLTKKEESEALVLIKESLIQVHSDAVIQIGKNLEHIIIQEDLQLNQLAKFLHLDISLGKGTKSSARKTMSQIPPKVFIGSSSEYLNIANTVVQLLAEDPNIHPVLWKDSDSFGAFGLQTPLESLEDVVNKYDFGIFILAPDDDRLSRGREEKVARDNVIFELGLFMGKKTRKGVFIIMPQYLIDPKTSEVLTDKNGQNIRVTLPSDLLAGYTSSYNPVVALDNEKAALRPCTNTIIKQIKTRQTL, encoded by the coding sequence ATGGAGAATAATGTAGGAGAAAACCTAAACTGGTCACAAGACTGGACTAAAATAACATATCAAAGTTTAAAGAACGTCCTACTAGATGACAAAAAAGATTATAAAAAGGATTATAAAAAAGATTATAAAGAATTTGAAGAAGATTACAAAAAATATTTAGATGACAGGATTATTAGTTATTTTCAAGGGTATAAACCCGATTGGTTGGAAATCACTTCTCTACGTATTCCATCAAGAGAAATTGTTGAGAACATTGTTAATGACATTATAGAATCTGAAAGCAGAGAGAGAGTAAATGTTAAATGGATTACAGGGGCAACAGGAGAGGGAAAAACAACAGTGTTGATGCAATCTGTTGAGCTTTTACTTCGCAAAAGGTCTGGTGACAGAGATTGGAGAGGTTATTGGCGACAAGAATCCAATATTGCTACACCTCCATCAACTTCTAAATCTTTAATTAAATTAGTAGATTATATCATTGAAGATAAAGATAAAAATCACGATAATAGAGGGAAAAAGAATGTGATTATTGTTTCCGATCATGCAGAACAAATTTTTGAAGAAATTGTAAAAGTTATTGATTACCTAGAGCTAGAAAAAAAAGATAAAAATGTATGTTTTCGTTTCTTATTCTGTTGTCGCACTATAGACTTTAAATTAGCCCAACGTCAGTATTGGTCACAATATCCAGGATATTTTGCTCATCCTTATCGAATTGAGGGTTTATCTAATTATGATGCGATAAAAATCGTAGAAAACTGGATAGAGTATCTTCCCAAAGGACTAGAAATACAAGGAATAGAAAGTAATGATAATATTAGTAAGGAAACCATTAATCATCTAGCAGAAAAATTTTTAAATGCGGCTAATCGTGAACAAGGAAAAGTATCTGAATCAATGGAAGATAGAACTTTATTTGGAGGAGTTCTTGCAGTTCTTTACGGGACTCAAGAATTAAAAAATCGACTATATGACTTATGTTCAAAACTTTATAAGACTCCTATCATAATTAATGATAAAGAACATCCAAGAAAATTGCTCGAAGTTTTTGCCTATATTGCTGCTATTCATGCAGAGGAAAAAGACATTCTTTATCAAGGGACTTTAGCCAAAATATTTAATTGTAAAATTAGAGAGCTTCAGATAGACATTTTGGAATACTTAGGACAAGAAATTCCATTGCTATCTAGTTCTTATGCAGGGAGTTCTGTTTTAACTCGTCATCCTCTAATTGCAAAAATCTCTTTAGAAATATTGGAAGAACATAGAAATATATTCCGTATTTTCATTCTTGATCTTTATTCAGAATTACTCGAAAATACTTTTGACGTTTTTAAAGATAGTGAGCCTCAAAAACTCACAGAATGGAATACTTTGTCCAAATATTTTTTTTATAAAGTAGACGAAGAGAAAAATTTAACATCACAGAAAAGAAGAGAATTTAAAAACTTAGCAATTGATCTAGCAAAAGCTGTCGTTAAGAAAGACTATAATGCAACGAATGTTACTACATTAGGCCTATTATATCGATTGAATGCGAAGGAATATAAAAATAAACCTAAAAATGCTCAAGACTTATTTCGTGAGCATTCAGTTAAACTTCCTAAATTAGATGGTGGATTTTACTCTGAGTGGGGAACTGTGGAAGGTCTTATGGGTAATTATGCTTTAGACGCTTGGCTAAATGCTATTGCTATGTCTGACCAAGTTTTTAATGAATTGTTAGATGAAAAGGAAAAAATCACAAGAACTAAAACTTCTTTCAGTGGTTTATTTATACCTTTTAGGGAGATACTCAAACATAGTAATAATAAAAGTATAGGTAGTACAAAAAATGAGTTGCTAGAAAAAGCAAAGGATTATGCTATACATTTTTGGAAGCAATTACCAAAGGGCAAAAAAGATCCTAAAATATCAGAGATTTCTTATAAATCATATAGACTTACAAAAAAGGAAGAAAGTGAAGCCTTAGTATTAATTAAAGAAAGTTTAATACAAGTGCATTCCGATGCTGTAATACAAATTGGCAAGAATTTAGAACACATAATTATTCAAGAGGATTTACAATTGAATCAGCTTGCGAAATTCCTCCACCTTGATATATCATTGGGAAAGGGAACAAAATCATCAGCACGAAAAACAATGTCACAAATACCCCCTAAAGTTTTTATTGGTTCGTCTTCAGAGTATCTAAATATTGCTAATACTGTTGTTCAACTTTTAGCTGAAGACCCAAATATTCATCCTGTATTATGGAAAGATAGTGATAGTTTTGGGGCATTTGGACTGCAAACACCCCTAGAATCTTTAGAAGATGTTGTCAATAAATATGATTTTGGGATATTTATTTTAGCTCCTGATGATGATAGGCTCTCAAGAGGCCGAGAGGAAAAAGTAGCCAGAGATAATGTCATTTTTGAACTAGGACTGTTTATGGGGAAAAAAACACGAAAAGGAGTATTTATTATAATGCCTCAATATCTGATCGATCCTAAGACAAGTGAGGTTTTAACTGATAAAAATGGTCAAAACATTAGAGTGACTTTGCCATCAGATTTACTGGCAGGATACACTAGTTCTTATAATCCTGTTGTGGCCTTAGATAATGAGAAGGCTGCCCTTAGACCATGCACAAACACCATTATAAAACAAATTAAAACGAGACAAACTTTATAA
- a CDS encoding iron uptake porin yields MINRFFLLNPIILGLGMILFSASTTQALPQQDSAFRESRDDFLPRSGTMFLEEKKTSPLPKLPKPDRHFQLRQSRDGFLNPASRRQGSVSQVTSVSELQDISPTDWAYEALRSLVERYGCIVGYPDRTFRGNRALSRYEFAAGLNACMNTIERLIQENVAVLREDIEKLKRLAQEFEQELIALGARLSNLEERVAYLEDHQFSTTTKLTGEFVVGLTGITSGQRDGGSEEINKVTNFGYRGRLELNTTFDGNDLLYTRLATGTVPAYSDITGTFEGELGFSQPDGSDLAVELIIYEFDLAENIRMFVEPVGGAFDDFVPTVNFLDGDGAFGAISAFGSRNPIYYMGEGPGIGFQGRLFEVFEWSGGYLATDGNDPSLGAGMFNGPYGLIGQFAYEPSDRLKVAFTYVHGYNNLDSGTGTLRSNFQTFVEEEFEQSVNTVNNSYGMEFTWRIFDRFVLGGWGGFTSTRTLGAIDIGEEFDVIQRGKLDIWNWAVTLAFPDAFKEGDTGAIIVGMEPWVSKADINFPDDLRKTDQDSSFHIEAIYQYPINDNIVITPGIIVITEPDFDDRNEALVIGTIRTTFTF; encoded by the coding sequence ATGATTAACCGTTTTTTTTTATTGAATCCTATAATCCTAGGGTTAGGAATGATTTTGTTTTCTGCGTCCACAACTCAAGCGTTACCTCAGCAAGACTCGGCTTTTCGGGAGTCCCGTGATGATTTTTTGCCCCGTTCGGGAACGATGTTCCTAGAAGAAAAAAAAACCTCACCTCTTCCTAAGTTACCTAAACCTGATCGCCACTTTCAATTAAGACAGTCTCGCGATGGCTTTTTGAACCCGGCCAGTCGTCGTCAAGGTTCGGTGTCTCAAGTTACCAGTGTTTCGGAATTACAAGACATTTCCCCTACCGACTGGGCCTATGAAGCTTTACGCAGTCTTGTAGAACGGTATGGCTGTATCGTCGGTTATCCTGACCGTACCTTTCGGGGCAATAGGGCTTTATCCCGTTACGAATTCGCTGCCGGCTTAAATGCCTGTATGAATACCATAGAACGATTAATCCAGGAAAATGTTGCCGTTTTACGGGAAGACATCGAAAAATTAAAACGGTTAGCCCAAGAATTTGAACAAGAATTGATCGCTTTGGGCGCAAGGTTGAGCAATTTAGAGGAACGGGTCGCTTACCTTGAAGATCATCAGTTTTCCACCACCACTAAGTTAACTGGGGAGTTTGTGGTCGGTTTAACCGGTATTACCAGTGGACAAAGAGACGGAGGCAGCGAAGAAATTAACAAAGTGACTAACTTCGGTTACAGGGGACGACTGGAATTAAATACCACGTTTGATGGCAATGATTTGCTCTACACCCGTCTCGCAACTGGCACTGTACCCGCCTATTCTGACATCACAGGGACGTTTGAAGGAGAATTAGGCTTTTCCCAACCTGACGGGAGTGATCTTGCCGTAGAACTGATTATTTACGAGTTTGACCTGGCAGAAAATATCAGGATGTTTGTGGAACCGGTTGGGGGTGCGTTTGATGACTTTGTGCCAACAGTCAACTTTTTAGACGGTGACGGGGCGTTTGGTGCCATTTCTGCCTTTGGGAGTCGTAACCCCATCTATTACATGGGTGAAGGTCCAGGAATTGGCTTTCAGGGTCGTTTATTTGAGGTATTTGAGTGGAGTGGGGGTTATTTAGCTACCGATGGTAATGATCCCTCCTTGGGGGCAGGGATGTTTAATGGTCCTTATGGGTTAATAGGACAATTTGCTTATGAACCCAGTGATCGGTTAAAAGTAGCGTTTACCTATGTTCATGGTTACAATAATTTGGACTCCGGAACAGGAACCCTTCGCTCCAATTTTCAAACTTTTGTCGAAGAAGAATTTGAGCAGTCTGTAAATACGGTTAATAATTCCTACGGAATGGAATTTACTTGGCGTATTTTTGACAGGTTTGTGTTAGGTGGTTGGGGTGGTTTTACCAGTACGAGAACTCTGGGTGCTATTGATATTGGTGAAGAGTTTGATGTGATTCAACGGGGTAAGTTAGATATTTGGAATTGGGCGGTAACATTAGCTTTTCCTGATGCGTTTAAAGAAGGGGATACGGGAGCCATTATTGTCGGGATGGAACCGTGGGTTTCTAAGGCCGATATTAATTTTCCCGATGATTTAAGAAAAACGGATCAAGATAGTTCTTTTCATATTGAAGCCATTTATCAATATCCTATTAATGACAACATTGTAATTACCCCTGGCATTATTGTTATTACTGAGCCTGATTTTGATGATCGAAATGAAGCGTTAGTGATTGGTACAATTCGCACAACTTTTACCTTTTAA
- a CDS encoding NifB/NifX family molybdenum-iron cluster-binding protein — MKFALVSDDFQTITGKTGRARKFLVYEATQEVEPTLLEKLEVPETQPTFHDLHDDDITPHPLDQSILITGEAGVGLKERLSRRGITVYITSETDPLTAIQGVMKGNIVTLEPTPHKEDGSCMNH, encoded by the coding sequence ATGAAGTTTGCCCTTGTGAGTGATGATTTTCAGACCATTACAGGGAAAACCGGTCGCGCTCGTAAGTTCTTAGTTTATGAAGCGACTCAAGAGGTTGAACCAACTTTACTCGAAAAGTTAGAAGTTCCTGAAACTCAACCCACATTCCACGATCTTCACGATGATGATATCACTCCTCATCCTTTAGATCAGAGTATCTTAATTACAGGAGAAGCCGGAGTTGGCTTAAAAGAGCGTTTAAGTCGTCGTGGCATTACAGTTTATATTACTTCAGAAACCGATCCCTTAACAGCGATTCAGGGAGTAATGAAAGGTAATATCGTAACATTAGAACCGACTCCCCATAAAGAAGATGGTAGTTGTATGAACCATTAA
- a CDS encoding Fe(3+) ABC transporter substrate-binding protein codes for MSKLSRRLFLSGSTALTVVGVSQLMTSCGNNNNSNNAPENTSSPSATETTGEVNLYSSRHYNTDTELYEGFTQETGIKVNLVEGSADELIERINSEGENTQADILMTVDVARLWRAEEAGIFAPTTSAILEERVPASLRNPEGLWFGFTKRARVIMYNQDKVNPEELSTYEDLADPKWKGRIIIRPSSNIYNQSLVASLIETHGEEQTEEWVKGFVANFARPPQSNDTGQIKDVAAGVGDITLANTYYLARMAKDDDPAMQEVVEKVKIFFPNQDGRGAHVNISGAGVVKNAPNAENAVKFLEYLTTDTAQEFFAKGNNEYPVVEGVSVDPVLDSFGSFKADDTNIAAFGPNLATAVQVMNRGGWQ; via the coding sequence GTGAGTAAGTTATCGAGACGACTATTTTTGAGTGGAAGTACCGCATTAACCGTTGTGGGAGTCAGCCAACTGATGACCAGTTGTGGTAATAACAACAACAGCAATAATGCCCCAGAGAATACTTCGAGTCCCTCTGCAACCGAAACCACAGGAGAAGTTAACCTTTATTCTTCTCGTCACTACAACACAGACACAGAGTTGTATGAAGGGTTTACCCAGGAAACCGGCATTAAAGTTAACCTAGTCGAAGGCAGTGCAGACGAACTGATCGAACGCATTAACAGCGAAGGGGAAAACACCCAAGCGGATATTTTAATGACCGTCGATGTAGCGAGACTATGGCGGGCCGAGGAAGCTGGTATTTTTGCCCCTACCACCTCAGCTATTTTAGAAGAGAGAGTTCCTGCATCGTTGCGGAACCCAGAGGGGTTATGGTTCGGGTTTACTAAACGAGCTAGGGTGATCATGTATAACCAAGATAAGGTTAATCCTGAAGAATTATCCACCTACGAAGACCTAGCCGACCCAAAATGGAAGGGTAGAATCATTATTCGTCCTTCTAGCAATATTTACAATCAATCTTTGGTGGCTTCCTTAATTGAAACTCATGGAGAAGAACAAACCGAAGAATGGGTTAAAGGGTTTGTGGCTAACTTTGCTAGACCCCCTCAAAGTAATGATACTGGACAAATTAAAGACGTGGCCGCAGGGGTAGGGGATATTACCTTAGCTAATACCTATTATCTCGCTCGTATGGCCAAAGACGATGATCCGGCCATGCAAGAAGTGGTCGAAAAAGTTAAAATCTTCTTTCCTAACCAAGACGGAAGAGGGGCCCATGTGAATATTAGTGGTGCCGGGGTGGTTAAAAATGCCCCCAATGCCGAAAATGCCGTTAAATTCTTGGAATATTTAACCACTGATACCGCACAAGAGTTTTTTGCCAAGGGTAACAATGAGTATCCTGTGGTTGAAGGGGTAAGCGTTGATCCAGTTTTAGACAGTTTTGGGTCTTTTAAAGCAGATGATACGAATATCGCTGCATTTGGTCCCAATTTAGCCACTGCTGTCCAAGTGATGAACCGTGGCGGGTGGCAGTAG
- the gcvH gene encoding glycine cleavage system protein GcvH: MELEFPEDLRYLDSHEYIRLDGEIATIGISAYAIEQLGDLVFLELPEVGDSLERGSSFGSIESVKAAEDLYPPVSGTVIDRNEAMIETPEVIADDPYGDGWLLKVRVENPDDELEDTLSAHDYRAMLEGEEGI, translated from the coding sequence ATGGAATTAGAATTTCCTGAAGATTTAAGATATTTAGATAGTCATGAGTACATTCGATTAGATGGAGAAATTGCAACCATTGGCATTAGTGCTTATGCTATCGAGCAGTTAGGGGATCTTGTCTTTCTAGAATTGCCCGAAGTAGGAGACTCCCTAGAAAGAGGAAGCAGCTTTGGTTCGATTGAGTCAGTGAAAGCAGCAGAAGACCTTTATCCCCCCGTCTCAGGAACGGTCATTGATCGGAACGAAGCGATGATCGAAACCCCAGAGGTCATTGCTGATGATCCCTATGGGGACGGATGGCTGCTCAAAGTTCGGGTTGAAAACCCAGATGATGAATTAGAAGACACCCTATCGGCTCACGACTATCGTGCCATGCTTGAAGGGGAAGAGGGCATCTAA
- a CDS encoding DUF4278 domain-containing protein has protein sequence MQLTYRGVSYDYNPPTVELASTSSQEHDWRFRNHHNSVTLQPNANLTWRGVKYDNNPTSDDAIKEKSRWLILRRQQKQIDRADSMSLRLAEELGLG, from the coding sequence ATGCAACTTACTTATCGTGGTGTTAGCTATGATTATAATCCCCCTACAGTAGAACTCGCTTCTACTTCAAGCCAAGAGCATGATTGGCGGTTTCGTAATCACCATAATTCAGTTACGCTTCAACCCAATGCTAACTTGACTTGGCGGGGTGTAAAATACGACAATAACCCAACTTCAGACGATGCTATTAAAGAGAAGTCACGCTGGTTAATCTTGCGTCGTCAGCAAAAACAAATTGACCGAGCCGACTCAATGTCGTTACGTTTAGCAGAAGAACTTGGCTTAGGATAA